A stretch of the Conger conger chromosome 3, fConCon1.1, whole genome shotgun sequence genome encodes the following:
- the ccnt2a gene encoding cyclin-T2a isoform X2, with protein sequence MAACRGSASRWFFTREQVENTPSRACGVEPDRELSYRQQAANLIQDMGQRLNVSQLTINTAIVYMHRFYMFNSFTRFHRNIISPTTLFLAAKVEEQPRKLEHVIKVAHACLNPQEAPLDTKSNAYLQQAQELVLLETIVLQTLGFEITIEHPHTDVVKCSQLVRASKDLAQTSYFMATNSLHLTTFCLQHKPTVIACVCIHLACKWSNWEIPVSTDGKHWWEYVDPSVTLELLDELTHEFLQILEKTPSRLKRIRNWRATQAAKKPKGDGQGLDTSYPGSSLLQGPSLVDGIPGVSGSATFPKSSASFPVMLPSSAAGALSLDSVASMQGAAFTFTASGDWPQEAFSLKADPLSIHQGALPSNAGDFTPGKHEHKPGGGAKHQPPLYPSPVAPSQKLSLDKYREKHAAELAGQKRRQEQSQEADAYAPSALLEQPYHRKHTQLQGSDKHPSEKREKGASLKLRLPVPPPEKAAGSKEELKMKIKVSSDEGGAKSRHSASPLVGKEKHRDHSHRHHKHAHGHAHPQSGNGQAAGGVPFRAPAAVAGGDAAVPASGSSRKRAHPDGTHNHHHSKSSKSGKSAGGLRTSQHPSETGQEVEGQPRPRR encoded by the exons ATGGCGGCGTGCCGGGGATCTGCTTCAAGATGGTTCTTCACCCGGGAACAAGTCGAAAACACGCCGTCTCGTGCTTGTGGTGTGGAGCCGGACAGGGAGCTCTCCTACCGACAGCAGGCCGCCAACCTTATTCAAGATATGGGCCAGCGACTCAACGT ATCGCAATTAACAATAAACACTGCAATTGTTTACATGCACAGATTTTATATGTTCAATTCTTTCACAAGATTCCACAGAAAC ATCATTTCTCCAACAACATTATTCTTGGCTGCAAAAGTTGAGGAGCAGCCACGGAAACTTGAACATGTCATTAAAGTTGCACATGCCTGTTTAAACCCACAAGAGGCTCCGCTGGACACAAAAAGTAAT GCATACCTCCAGCAAGCTCAAGAGCTGGTGCTACTTGAAACCATAGTGCTTCAGACTTTAG GGTTTGAGATAACGATTGAGCATCCTCACACTGATGTGGTGAAGTGCTCCCAGCTAGTGCGAG CCAGCAAGGATTTGGCACAGACTTCCTATTTCATGGCTACCAACAG TCTGCACCTCACCACGTTCTGCCTTCAGCACAAGCCCACGGTCATAGCCTGCGTGTGTATTCACCTGGCGTGCAAGTGGTCCAACTGGGAAATCCCCGTCTCCACCGACGGGAAGCACTGGTGGGAGTATGTGGACCCGTCCGTCACACTGGAGCTGCTCGACG AGCTGACTCACGAGTTCCTGCAGATTCTGGAGAAGACCCCAAGCAGATTGAAACGGATCAGGAACTGGAGG GCCACACAAGCCGCCAAGAAGCCCAAGGGTGACGGCCAAGGCCTGGACACCTCGTACCCAGGTTCctccttgctccagggcccttCCCTGGTCGACGGCATTCCCGGGGTCTCCGGAAGCGCCACATTCCCGAAGTCCTCGGCGTCCTTTCCCGTCATGCTCCCCTCCAGTGCCGCGGGCGCCCTTTCACTGGACAGCGTAGCCAGCATGCAGGGCGCCGCCTTCACCTTCACGGCCTCCGGCGACTGGCCCCAGGAGGCCTTCTCTCTGAAAGCAGACCCCCTGAGcatccaccagggggcgctgccCTCCAACGCCGGCGACTTCACCCCCGGCAAACACGAACACAAACCGGGCGGCGGGGCCAAGCACCAGCCGCCCCTGTACCCCTCTCCCGTCGCCCCCTCCCAGAAACTGTCCCTGGACAAGTACCGCGAAAAGCATGCCGCCGAACTGGCGGGCCAGAAGCGGCGGCAGGAGCAGAGCCAGGAGGCGGACGCCTACGCCCCCTCGGCCCTGCTGGAGCAGCCCTACCACAGGAAACACACGCAGCTGCAGGGCTCCGACAAACACCCCTCCGAGAAAAGGGAGAAGGGAGCCTCCTTAAAGCTCCGCCTCCCCGTCCCGCCCCCCGAGAAGGCGGCGGGCAGCAAGGAGGAGCTTAAGATGAAGATCAAGGTCTCCTCGGACGAGGGCGGGGCCAAGAGCCGCCACTCGGCCAGCCCGCTGGTGGGCAAGGAGAAGCACAGAGACCACTCCCACCGGCACCATAAGCACGCCCACGGCCACGCCCACCCCCAGAGCGGGAACGGGCAGGCGGCCGGGGGCGTGCCCTTCAGGGCTCCCGCGGCCGTCGCCGGGGGCGACGCGGCGGTCCCGGCTTCCGGTTCCTCGCGGAAGAGGGCGCACCCCGACGGCACTCACAACCACCACCACTCCAAATCGAGCAAAAGTGGGAAAAGCGCAG GTGGGCTACGAACATCTCAACACCCTAGTGAAACTGGACAGGAGGTCGAGGGACAGCCGCGGCCCaggcgctaa
- the ccnt2a gene encoding cyclin-T2a isoform X1, producing the protein MAACRGSASRWFFTREQVENTPSRACGVEPDRELSYRQQAANLIQDMGQRLNVSQLTINTAIVYMHRFYMFNSFTRFHRNIISPTTLFLAAKVEEQPRKLEHVIKVAHACLNPQEAPLDTKSNAYLQQAQELVLLETIVLQTLGFEITIEHPHTDVVKCSQLVRASKDLAQTSYFMATNSLHLTTFCLQHKPTVIACVCIHLACKWSNWEIPVSTDGKHWWEYVDPSVTLELLDELTHEFLQILEKTPSRLKRIRNWRATQAAKKPKGDGQGLDTSYPGSSLLQGPSLVDGIPGVSGSATFPKSSASFPVMLPSSAAGALSLDSVASMQGAAFTFTASGDWPQEAFSLKADPLSIHQGALPSNAGDFTPGKHEHKPGGGAKHQPPLYPSPVAPSQKLSLDKYREKHAAELAGQKRRQEQSQEADAYAPSALLEQPYHRKHTQLQGSDKHPSEKREKGASLKLRLPVPPPEKAAGSKEELKMKIKVSSDEGGAKSRHSASPLVGKEKHRDHSHRHHKHAHGHAHPQSGNGQAAGGVPFRAPAAVAGGDAAVPASGSSRKRAHPDGTHNHHHSKSSKSGKSAGSSSHLSSVKQCVSSLSSDLNTPFPPPPVTHQVGYEHLNTLVKLDRRSRDSRGPGANANGQHTDYKDTFDMLDSLLSAQGMNS; encoded by the exons ATGGCGGCGTGCCGGGGATCTGCTTCAAGATGGTTCTTCACCCGGGAACAAGTCGAAAACACGCCGTCTCGTGCTTGTGGTGTGGAGCCGGACAGGGAGCTCTCCTACCGACAGCAGGCCGCCAACCTTATTCAAGATATGGGCCAGCGACTCAACGT ATCGCAATTAACAATAAACACTGCAATTGTTTACATGCACAGATTTTATATGTTCAATTCTTTCACAAGATTCCACAGAAAC ATCATTTCTCCAACAACATTATTCTTGGCTGCAAAAGTTGAGGAGCAGCCACGGAAACTTGAACATGTCATTAAAGTTGCACATGCCTGTTTAAACCCACAAGAGGCTCCGCTGGACACAAAAAGTAAT GCATACCTCCAGCAAGCTCAAGAGCTGGTGCTACTTGAAACCATAGTGCTTCAGACTTTAG GGTTTGAGATAACGATTGAGCATCCTCACACTGATGTGGTGAAGTGCTCCCAGCTAGTGCGAG CCAGCAAGGATTTGGCACAGACTTCCTATTTCATGGCTACCAACAG TCTGCACCTCACCACGTTCTGCCTTCAGCACAAGCCCACGGTCATAGCCTGCGTGTGTATTCACCTGGCGTGCAAGTGGTCCAACTGGGAAATCCCCGTCTCCACCGACGGGAAGCACTGGTGGGAGTATGTGGACCCGTCCGTCACACTGGAGCTGCTCGACG AGCTGACTCACGAGTTCCTGCAGATTCTGGAGAAGACCCCAAGCAGATTGAAACGGATCAGGAACTGGAGG GCCACACAAGCCGCCAAGAAGCCCAAGGGTGACGGCCAAGGCCTGGACACCTCGTACCCAGGTTCctccttgctccagggcccttCCCTGGTCGACGGCATTCCCGGGGTCTCCGGAAGCGCCACATTCCCGAAGTCCTCGGCGTCCTTTCCCGTCATGCTCCCCTCCAGTGCCGCGGGCGCCCTTTCACTGGACAGCGTAGCCAGCATGCAGGGCGCCGCCTTCACCTTCACGGCCTCCGGCGACTGGCCCCAGGAGGCCTTCTCTCTGAAAGCAGACCCCCTGAGcatccaccagggggcgctgccCTCCAACGCCGGCGACTTCACCCCCGGCAAACACGAACACAAACCGGGCGGCGGGGCCAAGCACCAGCCGCCCCTGTACCCCTCTCCCGTCGCCCCCTCCCAGAAACTGTCCCTGGACAAGTACCGCGAAAAGCATGCCGCCGAACTGGCGGGCCAGAAGCGGCGGCAGGAGCAGAGCCAGGAGGCGGACGCCTACGCCCCCTCGGCCCTGCTGGAGCAGCCCTACCACAGGAAACACACGCAGCTGCAGGGCTCCGACAAACACCCCTCCGAGAAAAGGGAGAAGGGAGCCTCCTTAAAGCTCCGCCTCCCCGTCCCGCCCCCCGAGAAGGCGGCGGGCAGCAAGGAGGAGCTTAAGATGAAGATCAAGGTCTCCTCGGACGAGGGCGGGGCCAAGAGCCGCCACTCGGCCAGCCCGCTGGTGGGCAAGGAGAAGCACAGAGACCACTCCCACCGGCACCATAAGCACGCCCACGGCCACGCCCACCCCCAGAGCGGGAACGGGCAGGCGGCCGGGGGCGTGCCCTTCAGGGCTCCCGCGGCCGTCGCCGGGGGCGACGCGGCGGTCCCGGCTTCCGGTTCCTCGCGGAAGAGGGCGCACCCCGACGGCACTCACAACCACCACCACTCCAAATCGAGCAAAAGTGGGAAAAGCGCAGGTAGCTCCTCTCACCTTTCCTCTGTAAAGCAGTGTGtctcctctctcagctctgatcTTAACactcccttcccccctccccctgtcacACACCAGGTGGGCTACGAACATCTCAACACCCTAGTGAAACTGGACAGGAGGTCGAGGGACAGCCGCGGCCCaggcgctaacgctaacggccAGCACACGGACTACAAAGACACATTCGACATGCTTGATTCGCTGTTAAGTGCCCAAGGAATGAACTcttaa
- the map3k19 gene encoding mitogen-activated protein kinase kinase kinase 19, which translates to MRQEYQELEGRSRQGTSLPSLWERGRRGKLCPLDTGQGLLMTKGRTCLPTPLRAAGKGEPVPTSLPGPHPAQLSQSAPLLGEPLLDSASLLRVRAHIQTRLGGSETDTETHRTRQLLPALPTRRGRTPKLLEPLASGQREEAVRLGCKHPLPLKPIGLLPLTSVSKAKRERLIWRATHGPHRARGGGSEGSSSSSLSSQGSLDLEEEEVEEAEEKEETSEGTGGLGNEPAESKEVPLATVLCESSALDLLPSLQPFIRTKHEAADLSGKQGAIDDFIEDRGSIISRSDRTVDCEVLFGAAQSELAHGLGCKLPERICNGTDINDTEDTTVSGTGKGQAAPQLAEAELRAQSLGTGSPFPEKNTDNVTETTRVYDLRSQSTAVTNQLGLHVVHITVSESDVLAEETSNPSKAHHTKEKENGISFQTNESFNILAHKDHSRFTRKSKSHQRSTFRAAHLKGNIRNPPDLTVSTEATAKPCSQRTSSQKASQKTTSLLPRNRPAEQLRPIMKRPGTDRGSSNKLDVLARKQSLQRDLKCTRQPKKVGSQVMPRAKSAVDFITYSDMFQEINQGDNGPAIYEMFATPVYDNLRVCTSRVRFSPRQVQSAPPRKNQGRRNLNHLKPLENSRQKKGQREKSSPARGKAKRKSDVTARGKSSTPLASEDEEEDVVFISGLNWHIKTTKCELIFGEADAENEPCVEEQQEEQNLSVIEEVLSNYPSETRAATGDENPPTSPEPQQIACQQTLNDQLPAEDEGPLSSPQNEFYCEKPESSCSPSFPKQPKRNTWTSGSRDRTMSPMFKKYLDVAGEGPLTDDLLQCLAKELISLEEGEVTLQPENRASCEKGIQEVSQAEKENPLPEGIMSSGESSAAELSPEGEVRWTKGEILGRGAYGTVYCGLTDQGQLIAVKQVALDDSDPETAGREYQRLQDEVDLLKTLRHMNIVGFLGTTLQDNVVSIFMEYVPGGSIASIIHRFGPLPERVLALYTRQILEGVAYLHKNRVIHRDLKGNNVMLMPTGIVKLIDFGCARRLSCLSHSSSNGELLRSVHGTPFWMAPEVINETGHGRKSDIWSVGCTVFEMATGRPPLAHMEKMAALFYIAARRGLMPTLPDEFSEDARNFVQACLTSDQRDRPSAQELLLYPFIPPQSTASSST; encoded by the exons ATGAGGCAAGAGTACCAGGAGCTTGAGGGGAGAAGCAg ACAGGGCACATCGCTACCCAGCCTGTGGGAAAGGGGCAGGCGAGGCAAGCTGTGCCCTTTGGACACAGGACAGGGCCTGTTGATGACAAAAGGACGCACCTGCTTGCCCACACCCCTCAGGGCTGCAGGAAAGGGGGAGCCTGTGCCCACCAGCCTACCAGGACCTCACCCAGCCCAGCTGAGCCAGTCTGCCCCTCTTCTGGGGGAACCACTGCTAGACTCTGCATCCCTGCTCCGGGTGCGAGCCCACATCCAAACAA GACTTGGGGGAAGTGAGACTGATACAGAAACCCACAGAACAAGG CAATTGCTACCTGCTCTGCCTACCAGACGAGGAAGGACTCCCAAACTCCTGGAGCCCCTGGCCAGTGGGCAGAGGGAGGAAGCCGTGCGGCTGGGCTGCAAGCACCCACTGCCCCTTAAACCCATCGGCTTGCTGCCCCTGACCTCCGTGTCCAAGGCCAAGAGGGAGAGACTGATCTGGAGGGCGACCCATGGACCTCACAGGGCCCGGGGTGGGGGGAGCGAGGGGAGTAGCTCCAGCAGCCTGAGCAGTCAGGGCTCTCTGGACTTGGAGGAGGAAGAAGtagaggaggcagaggagaaagaggagaccAGTGAGGGCACAGGGGGCTTGGGGAATGAGCCAGCAGAAAGCAAAGAGGTGCCCCTTGCTACTGTACTCTGTGAAAGTTCAGCCTTGGACCTGTTGCCTTCTCTACAGCCTTTTATCAGAACAAAGCATGAGGCTGCGGATTTATCAGGAAAACAAGGGGCCATTGATGACTTTATAGAGGACAGGGGATCTATTATATCTCGTTCTGACAGGACAGTGGACTGTGAGGTGCTGTTTGGGGCTGCCCAGTCAGAGTTGGCACATGGTTTGGGCTGCAAGCTTCCAGAAAGGATTTGCAATGGCACAGACATTAATGAcactgaagatacaacagtcaGTGGTACTGGAAAGGGTCAAGCTGCTCCACAGCTCGCTGAGGCAGAGCTCAGAGCCCAATCATTGGGCACAGGATCTCCGTTTCCAGAGAAGAACACAGACAATGTCACAGAAACAACCAGAGTTTATGATCTCAGATCCCAAAGCACTGCAGTCACTAATCAGCTCGGTTTACATGTGGTGCACATCACAGTGTCTGAATCTGATGTACTAGCAGAGGAAACTAGCAATCCTAGCAAAGCCCATCAcaccaaagaaaaagaaaatggaatttCCTTTCAGACCAATGAGTCCTTCAACATCCTGGCTCACAAAGACCACAGCCGCTTTACCAGGAAGTCCAAAAGCCACCAGAGGAGCACATTCAGAGCTGCACATCTCAAAGGCAACATTAGAAATCCTCCGGATCTGACCGTCAGCACAGAGGCAACTGCAAAACCATGTTCGCAAAGGACAAGCAGCCAGAAGGCCAGCCAGAAAACCACAAGTCTTCTTCCACGAAACAGGCCAGCAGAGCAACTTCGGCCGATCATGAAAAGACCTGGCACTGACAGAGGGAGCTCAAATAAACTAGATGTCCTGGCCCGAAAACAATCCCTTCAGCGGGACCTGAAGTGTACCCGGCAGCCAAAGAAGGTGGGATCACAGGTGATGCCGAGGGCCAAATCAGCCGTGGATTTCATCACCTACAGTGACATGTTCCAAGAGATCAACCAAGGAGACAATGGGCCGGCGATTTACGAGATGTTCGCCACCCCCGTCTATGACAACCTCCGCGTGTGCACCTCACGAGTGAGATTCAGTCCCAGGCAAGTACAGTCTGCCCCTCCCAGGAAGAACCAGGGGCGGAGAAATCTGAACCACCTCAAACCTTTGGAGAACAGTCGGCAGAAAAAAGGGCAGAGGGAGAAGTCCAGCCCCGCCAGAGGCAAGGCCAAAAGGAAGAGTGACGTTACAGCCAGAGGAAAGTCTAGCACACCATTAGCTAGcgaagatgaagaggaggatgTTGTCTTCATATCCGGCCTTAACTGGCACATCAAGACCACCAAGTGTGAGCTGATCTTCGGTGAGGCTGATGCAGAGAATGAGCCTTGTGTGGAAGAGCAGCAGGAAGAACAGAACCTGTCTGTGATTGAGGAGGTCCTCTCCAATTACCCGTCAGAAACACGTGCAGCGACTGGAGACGAAAACCCTCCCACTTCACCTGAGCCACAGCAAATAGCTTGTCAACAGACCTTAAATGACCAACTACCTGCAGAGGATGAGGGGCCACTAAGTTCCCCACAAAATGAATTTTACTGTGAGAAACCCGAATCGTCATGTTCACCATCTTTCCCAAAACAGCCAAAGCGGAACACTTGGACCTCTGGCAGCAGGGACAGGACTATGTCACCCATGTTTAAGAAGTACCTGGATGTGGCTGGCGAGGGACCTCTGACGGATGACCTTCTGCAATGCCTGGCCAAGGAGCTGATATcactggaggagggagaggtgaCTCTCCAACCTGAAAACAGGGCCTCATGCGAGAAAGGAATACAAGAAGTTTCAcaggcagaaaaagaaaatccattACCTGAA GGAATTATGTCATCTGGAGAGAGCAGTGCTGCAGAATTGTCTCCAGAGGGCGAAGTCCGGTGGACGAAAGGAGAAATTCTGGGAAGAGGAGCCTATGGAACA GTGTACTGCGGGCTGACTGACCAGGGTCAGCTGATCGCTGTCAAGCAGGTGGCCCTGGATGACTCAGACCCTGAGACGGCAGGCAGGGAGTACCAGCGCCTTCAGGACGAGGTGGACCTGCTGAAGACGCTGCGCCACATGAACATTGTAGGCTTCCTGGGCACGACCCTCCAGGACAACGTGGTGAGTATCTTCATGGAGTATGTCCCAGGTGGATCCATCGCCAGCATCATCCACCGCTTCGGCCCGCTGCCCGAGAGGGTTCTGGCCCTCTACACCCGGCAGATCCTGGAGGGGGTGGCCTACCTGCACAAGAACAGGGTCATCCACAGGGACCTGAAGGGCAACAATGTCATGCTCATGCCCACTGGCATTGTCAAGCTCATCGACTTCGGCTGCGCCCGGCGACTCAGCTGCCTGTCGCACTCCAGCAGCAATGGCGAGCTCCTCAGGTCCGTGCACGGCACCCCCTTCTGGATGGCCCCGGAAGTGATCAACGAGACAGGCCATGGCAGGAAGTCAGACATTTGGAGTGTGGGCTGCACGGTGTTCGAGATGGCCACGGGACGCCCGCCGCTAGCGCACATGGAGAAGATGGCCGCCCTCTTCTATATTGCTGCCAGGAGGGGTCTGATGCCCACACTACCGGATGAGTTCTCAGAGGATGCCAGGAATTTTGTCCAAGCATGTCTGACAAG TGACCAGAGGGATCGGCCTTCGGCTCAAGAACTTCTGTTGTACCCCTTCATCCCCCCACAATCCACAGCATCCTCCTCCACCTAG